The sequence below is a genomic window from Streptosporangium lutulentum.
TCCGGGCGGCTGCTGGTGCTGGACATCGGCGGGGGGTCGCTGGAGATCGCGTCGGGGATGGACGAGCAGCCCGACGTGGCGGTGTCGTTGCCGCTGGGGGCCGGCCGGCTCACCCGCGACTGTTTCAGCGCCGACCCGCCCCCGGCCGACGAGGCGCGGGCGCTGCGCAGGCACGTGCGGGCGGAGATCGCCCGCTCGGTGGGGAACGTGGCGCGGTACGGCCAGGCCGATCACGCGGTGGCGACGTCGAAGACGTTCAGGCAGCTCGCGAGGATCGCCGGGGCAGCCCCCTCGCATGAGGGGCCGTACGTCCGCCGGGTGCTCAGGCACGCCGATCTGATCGGATGGACCGACCGGCTGGCCAAGATGGGGGTGCGGGAGCGGGCGGGGCTGCCCGGAGTGTCGGAGGGACGGGCGCCGCAGCTGCCGGCCGGAGCGATAGTCGCCGACGCCACGATGGACCTGTTCGGGGTCGCACAGCTGGAGGTGTGCCCGTGGGCGCTGCGGGAGGGCGTCATCCTGCGGCGGCTGGACGCGATGCCCGAGAACTGATGGCCGTTCGAGAAATCGACCGATATATATAAGTTGAATAACGCCTTAAACGGGCAAACAGCACTTAAATACCTTATGTCTGAAATGTTCCTTATGTCGGAAAGTTGTCCAGGGTTCGAAAGCCGGACGATGCCCCGGAACGAGGCGGCATGGGAAGAGCGGCCATCGCCCGCGCACCGGGCGATGACGGCGCACCGAGGTTTACCTGCCCATTAGGCGGTAAGAGCGCATTGTTATGAACAGCGCTCAGGTGGAAGGCGCCGCGCGCAGAGCGGCGAACAGTCAGACATTGGACAGGCTTGCCAGACTCGGCATGGGGTGCCGCGGTGTCCTCTACGGGCTGATCGGGTTCCTGGCCCTGCAGATCGCCTTCGGCGGCGGGAGCGGCGGCAAGGAGGCCGACAAGACCGGCGCGATCGAGATGGTGGCCGAGCAGCCGTTCGGCACCGTGCTGCTCTGGCTGATGGTCGTCGGCTTCATCGCGCTGACCCTCTGGCAGTTGTCGGAGGCGATCATCGGCCGAGGTCAGACCAAGGACAGGGTCGAGTCGGCGTCACGCGCGGTGGTCTACGGGCTGATCGTGGCCGCGCTGCTCGGCATGCTGCTGAGCGGCGACTCGGGCGGCTCGACCGACGAGCAGTCGAAGGACCTCACCGGCAAGCTCATGGACCTGCCCGCCGGGCAGTTCCTCGTGGGCCTGATCGGGCTCGGGCTGATCGCCCTGGGGGCCTACTGGATTCACAAGGGCTGGAAGAAGAAGTTCCTCCAGGACCTGCGCACCGGTGAGATGCCGCCGAAGGCGCGTCAGCTCGCCGAGAAGCTGGGCATGGCCGGTTACCTCGCCCGCGGTGTGATCGCCGCGGTCGCCGGTGTCTTCGTCGTCCAGGCGGCGATCACCTACGACCCCGACAAGGCCAAGGGCATCGACTCGACACTGCGCTCGCTGGCCGACACCCCGGCCGGGCCGTGGCTGCTCGGGGTCGTCGCGATCGGCCTGCTGCTGTTCGCGGTCTACTGTTTCTTCGAGGCCCGCTGGCACCGGGTTTGACATCCTCCTCTGCCTTTCAGGCAGAGGATTCCAACGGCACCTACCCCACCAGGAGAAGGTCGCGTTGAGGTTCGCGGTTCACCGGCCCGCCCAACGGCGGGCCTCCCCGCGCAGCCACCGCGTGCCCCGCGGCGGTATCTCGGAGGTTCTTCGCCGCGTTGACGTCGGCGTGGTCCCGATGCCCGCACGCCACGCACGAGAAGAGCGCTTGGCTCTTGCGACTCTCCCGGGCGAGGTGCTTGCAGGCGTTACAGGTCTGCGACGTATACCGCGGATCAATCTTCCACAGGCGGCCCGGGGCCTTGTGCTCCAGCCGGGTCGCCAGATGGCCCCAGCCGTTGGCCAGAATGCCCCGGTTCAATCCCGCCTTCTGGCGCACGTTCCGGCCCGGCGCCGTGATGCTGCCTTTCGCCGACCGGGTCATCGCGGAGATCTTCAGGTCCTCGATGCCGATCACGTCGAAGCGGCGGGCCAGATCGGTGCTGGTCTGCTCCACCCACTCCTTGCGCCGATCACCCTCCCGGGCCTTCAACCGGGCGATGGCGGCCTTGACCTTGGCGCGGCGCTTGGACCCGGGCTTGGCCCTTGCCAGGGCGCGCTGCAACCGCAGCAGCCGCTTCTTCTGCCCTGGACTTAAGGTGGGAACGGTCAGCGGCTCACCGGTGGACAACGCGGCCGACACCACGACGCCCCGATCCACGCCGACGGCCGCACCGGTCCCCGGGGCGGGAATCGGCTCAGGGATGATCGCGAACGCCACGTGCCAGCGGCCCGCCGCATCCCGGGTGACGCGAAACGACTTGGCTTCCCCCATGGGGCGGGACCAGCGGAACCGTACCCATCCCACTTTGGGGATGCGCACCTGGCCGACTTTGCGCGACAGGCGGCGCACGTCACCTGGTTTGACCGCGACGATCCGAAACCCCTCGCTTCGACCGCGCCGACGCCACCTCGGCCGCCGGTGGGTTTGGCCGAAGAAGTTCGCCATGGCCTGGTGGAAGTCCTTCAGCGCCTGCTGCTGAACGATGATCGACCCGGCCGCCAGCCACTCGCAGGCGGCGCGGGCCTCGGTGAGTTGGCGGCACTGCTCGGCGAATCTGGGCGTCGGCGCGCGTCCGGGCCGCCAGTGGGCGTGCTGTTCCACGGCCAGGTTCCACACATACCGGGCGTGCCCGCAGTGCTCCAGCAGCGCCGCCTGCTGGGCGGGTGAGGGGTGCAGCCGGTAGCGGGACACATCGAGCAACCTACCGATTCCCACCGACAGAAATCGGGAGACCACTATGGGTGACCGTTCTGCGTTTCCTTCCCGCCTTGAAGGACGGGACCTCCACGCTGCAGGTGCTCAGTGACAGGTGTGACCGCATGGGGCGACAGGTGCGAGCACGCAGGTGAAGGCCCTTCTGGCAAGCTCGACCTGTCTATCCGGTAAGTGATCGAACTCCTACTTTTCTGAGACATCTACCTTCTGGGGCTCCGCGTCTTCCAAAGGCGTGAACAGTATCGGAGGGGACGTATGGACTCGTCGGAGTATGACGGAAGCGAATGGGTTATCCGCTTGGAGGGTTCCCCCGACCAGGTGGCGAGGGCCCGCCGCCTGGTCTCGATGTCCCTGGGGCGGGATCACCCTCTTCATGACGACTGTGTCCTGCTCACCAGCGAGATCGCCACGAACGCGGTGATCCACTCCCGGTCGGGGGACGGCGGGGCGTTCACCGTCACGGTCGCCTACTCGGCTGAGGGGGTGCGGGTCTGCGTCCAGGACGAGGGCTCGTCGGCCGCCCCCTGCGTGTGCCGCGAGTCGGCCGACGGGACGGGGGGCCGCGGCCTGCCCCTGCTGGAGGCGCTGGCGCATCGCTGGGGCCTGGTCAGGGAGGCGGGCTCCAACAAGGTCTGGTTCGAGCTCGTGATGGAGCTGGCCACCGTACGCAAGACGCTGGCCGGCGTCGGTTGAACACCGTCCGCTCCGGCTCGTCGTTCGCCGGCCGGCCGAACCCGCCGGGCACCGGCCGCCGGACCTCGGACGAGCGACCGGATCAGATGAGCAGCCGGCACAGACCTTCGGCGAGGGCCTTGGTGGTGAGCCGGGTCCGGCTCTCGCAGCCGAGCTTGGCGAAGATGTGCTCCAGGTGCGTGGTGACCGTACGGACGCTCAGCACCAGTGCCGCCGCGATCTGCGGGTTGGAGTCGCCGAGCGCGACATGGGTGATCACATCGATCTCCCTGGTGGTCAGCTCGTACGGCAGGGCGCACGGGCGTTCGGCGATCACCGCGCCCTGGAGGGCGCCGTGCGGTCCCACGCCGGCGCGCAGCAGCCGCACCTCGTGCCACAGTCCGGTCCCGTCCTGCCAGAGCCCGCGCCGGTTGAGCTCGCGGGAGTCGATGAACTCCCTGGCCAGCTCCGCCATGGCCGGCTCGGTGGCGACGGCCTCCGAGGGCTGGACGCCTGCGATGTCCCTGCGGGTGCCGCCGCGGTCGAAGGCCACCACGCGGAACCCCGGCGGCAGGCCGCCGGGGTCGATCAGGCAGCGGCTCAGGTCGGTGACGTGGGCCAGGGTGGGAGAGACCGCGCTGATCAGCGTGCCCGCCTGGCCCGCGAAGGCCTCGGGGTCGCGGGCGTTCAGATGGAGCAGGCCGGTGTAGCGGCCCTCGGCCAGGAACAGGGGAGTGGTCAGCCCGGCCCGCCAGCCGTACGGCTCCAGATGGCGCCGGAAGTAGAGCTCGGTGCCGGGAGTGCCCATGACCAGCGGCTCACGCGTGTCCATGGCCCGGCGATAGGGGTCGAGCCGGACGTACTCCTCGGCGGCGTCCCCGTCGACCCGTGCGTAGCCGTCCGAGAGCAGGCTGCGGTGCCGCTCGGTCGCCGGGTCGTAGGCGACGAACTCGTAGGCCTCCAACGCGATGATCTCGCGTAACGCGCGCATCGCGCCGTGCGTGCCACTACGCCCGGCGATGTGAAAACCCACCTCGGTGAACGCGTGGAGGTGGCGCGGGCTCAGGGTGATCTGGTCCATGGACTCCTCCATGACCAGCGTGCCGCAAACCTTCGGCGGAGGGAATACGTAAACTCTCCGATGTCACGGGTTATCGGCATCTTTACCCTCTCCGGCAACACCCCCCGGGAGGAACACGTGACGGTCTTGACGAGAACACGAGGACTCGCCGTCCTGGTGGCGACGGTGCTCGTGGTGAGTGCGTGCGGCGGATCAGAGACGCCGGCGGCTCAGGGCGGGCAGCAGGGCGCCAAGGAGTTCTCGGTCGCGCTGACCGAACCGGACCACCTGACCCCCGGAAACACCTCCAGCAGCTACTCGATCACCGTTCTGCAGGCGCTGTTCGACCTCCCCGTCGTCATCGACGCGAAGGGACAGCCGCAGATGCGGGCCGCCGAGTCGGTGACCAGCGAGGACCAGAAGGTCTGGACGATCAAGATCAAGCCGGGGCAGAAGTTCCACAACGGCGAGCCGGTGACCGCCGAGAGCTTCGCCGACGCGTGGAACGCCGCGGCCTACGGTCCCAACGCGTGGACCAACAACTACTACTTCGAGAACGTCGAGGGCTACGACGCGCTGAACCCGGAGGCCCCCGAGGGCTCCGAGGAGGCCCCCAAGCCCACCGTCGACAAGCTGAGCGGGCTCAAGGTCGTGGACCCCAACACCCTTCAGGTGACGCTGACCGCGCCGTTCAGCCAATTCCCGATCACACTGGCCTACACCGGGTTCGCCCCGATGCCCAAGGCGGCCTTCGCCGACCTGGCGGCCTACGACGTCAAGCCGATCGGCAACGGCCCGTTCGCCCTGGACGGCGAGTGGGTGCGCAACCGGCAGATCAAGGTGAAGAGGTTCGAGGGCTACACCGGGCCTCGCCCCGCCAAGTCCGACTCGATCAACTTCAAGATCTATGAGAGCCGCGACACCGCCTACGTGGACCTGCGGGCCGGCAAGGTGGACCTGATCCAGACGATCCCGCCGGCGAGCGTGTCCGAGGCCAAGACACTGCTCGGCGACAGGTTCGTGGCCACGCCCAGCGGGACCATGGACTACCTGGGCTTCCCGGTCTACGACAAGCGCTTCGCCAGCGCCGACCTGCGCAAGGCCATCTCGATGGCCATCGACCGGCAGGCGATCGTGGACGCCGTGTTCAACGGCACCTTCAAGCCGATGAGCTCGCTGGTGGCGCCGCTGGTACCGGGCTACCGGGAGGGCGCCTGCGGCGAGGCCTGCGTCTACGACGTGGCCAAGGCCAAGGCGTTGTTCGAGGCGGCCGGCGGGTTCAGCGGCACGATGAACCTCTACTTCTCCAACGCCGACCCCAGCTACGAGCAGTGGATGACCGCGGTGGCCAACCAGCTCAAGGACAACCTCGGCATCGCCGACATCCAGTTCCGCAAGGTCCCGGCGGCCGACTACCTGTCCACGCTCCGCGCCCACAAGCAGGACGGGCCGTACCGCAACAACTGGGTGATGGACTACCCGAGCCCGCAGAACTACCTGCAGTCGATGTGGGGCGAGGGCAACCGGATGGGCTGGGAGAGCAAGAAGTTCAACGACCTGATCAGCCAGGCCAACTCCGCGGCCGGCATGGAGGCCAGCATCCCGCTCTACCAGCAGGCCGAGGACGTGGCGCTGCGCGAGATGCCGATGGCCCCGCTGTGGAACTGGCAGGACCAGGGCGGATACTCCGACAGGATCACCGGCGTCCAGATCGACGCCTACAGCCCGAACCTCGACCTGATCACGGTGAAGTAGTTGATCCACGAGGCACTCACGACCCCGGGGCGTCCCGCCCCGGGGTCTGCCGGTGAGGCGGGATCGTGAGATACGCGATCCAGCGGCTGGCCCAGGCCGTCCCGGTCTTCTTCGCCACCACGTTCCTGATCTACGCGATGGTCTTCGCCCTGCCCGGCGATCCGATCGTCGCCCTGGCCGGGGACAAGCCCCTGCCCGACGAGGTCCTCCACACGCTCCGGGAGCGCTACCACCTCAACGACCCGCTGATCGTCCAGT
It includes:
- a CDS encoding ATP-binding protein, giving the protein MDSSEYDGSEWVIRLEGSPDQVARARRLVSMSLGRDHPLHDDCVLLTSEIATNAVIHSRSGDGGAFTVTVAYSAEGVRVCVQDEGSSAAPCVCRESADGTGGRGLPLLEALAHRWGLVREAGSNKVWFELVMELATVRKTLAGVG
- a CDS encoding DUF1206 domain-containing protein — translated: MDRLARLGMGCRGVLYGLIGFLALQIAFGGGSGGKEADKTGAIEMVAEQPFGTVLLWLMVVGFIALTLWQLSEAIIGRGQTKDRVESASRAVVYGLIVAALLGMLLSGDSGGSTDEQSKDLTGKLMDLPAGQFLVGLIGLGLIALGAYWIHKGWKKKFLQDLRTGEMPPKARQLAEKLGMAGYLARGVIAAVAGVFVVQAAITYDPDKAKGIDSTLRSLADTPAGPWLLGVVAIGLLLFAVYCFFEARWHRV
- a CDS encoding RNA-guided endonuclease InsQ/TnpB family protein, producing MSRYRLHPSPAQQAALLEHCGHARYVWNLAVEQHAHWRPGRAPTPRFAEQCRQLTEARAACEWLAAGSIIVQQQALKDFHQAMANFFGQTHRRPRWRRRGRSEGFRIVAVKPGDVRRLSRKVGQVRIPKVGWVRFRWSRPMGEAKSFRVTRDAAGRWHVAFAIIPEPIPAPGTGAAVGVDRGVVVSAALSTGEPLTVPTLSPGQKKRLLRLQRALARAKPGSKRRAKVKAAIARLKAREGDRRKEWVEQTSTDLARRFDVIGIEDLKISAMTRSAKGSITAPGRNVRQKAGLNRGILANGWGHLATRLEHKAPGRLWKIDPRYTSQTCNACKHLARESRKSQALFSCVACGHRDHADVNAAKNLRDTAAGHAVAARGGPPLGGPVNREPQRDLLLVG
- a CDS encoding peptide ABC transporter substrate-binding protein; the encoded protein is MTVLTRTRGLAVLVATVLVVSACGGSETPAAQGGQQGAKEFSVALTEPDHLTPGNTSSSYSITVLQALFDLPVVIDAKGQPQMRAAESVTSEDQKVWTIKIKPGQKFHNGEPVTAESFADAWNAAAYGPNAWTNNYYFENVEGYDALNPEAPEGSEEAPKPTVDKLSGLKVVDPNTLQVTLTAPFSQFPITLAYTGFAPMPKAAFADLAAYDVKPIGNGPFALDGEWVRNRQIKVKRFEGYTGPRPAKSDSINFKIYESRDTAYVDLRAGKVDLIQTIPPASVSEAKTLLGDRFVATPSGTMDYLGFPVYDKRFASADLRKAISMAIDRQAIVDAVFNGTFKPMSSLVAPLVPGYREGACGEACVYDVAKAKALFEAAGGFSGTMNLYFSNADPSYEQWMTAVANQLKDNLGIADIQFRKVPAADYLSTLRAHKQDGPYRNNWVMDYPSPQNYLQSMWGEGNRMGWESKKFNDLISQANSAAGMEASIPLYQQAEDVALREMPMAPLWNWQDQGGYSDRITGVQIDAYSPNLDLITVK
- a CDS encoding helix-turn-helix transcriptional regulator, translated to MDQITLSPRHLHAFTEVGFHIAGRSGTHGAMRALREIIALEAYEFVAYDPATERHRSLLSDGYARVDGDAAEEYVRLDPYRRAMDTREPLVMGTPGTELYFRRHLEPYGWRAGLTTPLFLAEGRYTGLLHLNARDPEAFAGQAGTLISAVSPTLAHVTDLSRCLIDPGGLPPGFRVVAFDRGGTRRDIAGVQPSEAVATEPAMAELAREFIDSRELNRRGLWQDGTGLWHEVRLLRAGVGPHGALQGAVIAERPCALPYELTTREIDVITHVALGDSNPQIAAALVLSVRTVTTHLEHIFAKLGCESRTRLTTKALAEGLCRLLI
- a CDS encoding Ppx/GppA phosphatase family protein is translated as MRLGVLDIGSNTVHLLVMDAHRGARPLPAYSHKVDLRLAEHMEDGNRLSERGATRLREFVEEALRLAEDKGVEDLMAFATSAVREAVNGEEVLAQIKADTQVDIQVLSGQDEARLTFLAVRRWFGWSSGRLLVLDIGGGSLEIASGMDEQPDVAVSLPLGAGRLTRDCFSADPPPADEARALRRHVRAEIARSVGNVARYGQADHAVATSKTFRQLARIAGAAPSHEGPYVRRVLRHADLIGWTDRLAKMGVRERAGLPGVSEGRAPQLPAGAIVADATMDLFGVAQLEVCPWALREGVILRRLDAMPEN